CAATTTTGTTTTCAATTCTATTAAGTTTTTTATCCAAAGAACCGAACCTTTTGCTTAATTCATCTAGGGTGTTATGGAGTCTATTTTCTCGGTTGTTGTTGTTTTTCATCACTTTTATAAGTAACCATACAAAAAGGACCGCAAAAGGTCCCTGAGTTAAAAAATATTGAATGATATTTAATTCCAATCTTATCCACCCTCCTTAACATGAAAGAACCCTGCATTAAATAGGCAGGGTTTTGATATATAAATTTATCTATTCATAGTTGATAAATACTTAGATTATAATAATGTTTGGGACCCAAGGACTCCCTCACCAGTTAGAGGTCCAGCTCCTAATCGTTGAAAAGCAAAACCTAGAGGAGCACCAGCACCAGTTCCTGAACCGACACCATTCCAACTACTCGAACGTCCACTTGCAGCAATTAAAATAATAACTAAAAGAATGAATAGTACTAATACAATTGCAGCTCCACTACCAGAACGTCTTCCATAATCACTCATTCGAATTCCTCCTTTCTATATATAATGTAATATATACTATGAAAGGAAAATCTAAACTGCTTGGGTTGATGTTCTGATACAAGCGCACATTTTTCATAGATTAAAACCCCACTATATAAATAGTGAGGTTTCCGTAGAAGGATTCTATGAGTGGTAATAGTTCTGCCATATATACTATGTTCATACCCTTCATTTGGTATAGACAAATGACTTGCTTGTTTGAAAATGTGTTCCAACCCAAGTCCATACATAAAAATAGAACCTATACTGTGTACGGTTCACCTACGATTTGTTCATATTGTTCTTCTGTGATCTTTGTTCTTTCAACAAATACTTTTACATTTTCTTTACTATAATACTTTGGATAATATCTTTGAACGATCTTAAACCAATCCATTAAATCACACCTCTCTCTACTAACGATAATGTAAGCCCTGCTATTTCTGTTTCTAGTTCTTCGATTTGGGTTTCTTTTTCAAGTGAATTAAGAAATTGTGTAGCATTCTCACTCTCTAAAGATTCTATTTGACTCTCTTTTTGTAATGAATCAAGGATAAGTGTGGCATTTTCAGATTTCAACAATTCAATCTCTTGCTCTGCTGTAAGTGGAGTCTTTGGTGCATTGATAATGTCATCATAAGTAAATATAGAAGGTTGGTCCTCAAACTTCACCGTTTTAATCTGTTCAACATCTTCTAAAGCAGGCGCAAGTTCTTCTGTCCATCGTTCATCCTCTTTTATGACTTCTAGTGGCTCCTGATCTTCATAGGTGATAAGAGGTTCGGTTACTTCCTTGTAATATAATAGATTGCTCTCTGGATCTTCTTTTTGATTTAGGGTTAATTCCACCGTGGTACAGTTAATCATCTGACCTGTTCCTACTTGCCCCCAATATAAGAGGTTCCCATCTTCATCTACTTTGTGAACATCGCTATAAACCTCATTTTCTTCATCCCAAACCTTTTCTATCACTGGTTCATCTGTAACCTCTGTTGTTTCCCCTCTC
The window above is part of the Chengkuizengella sp. SCS-71B genome. Proteins encoded here:
- a CDS encoding XkdX family protein codes for the protein MDWFKIVQRYYPKYYSKENVKVFVERTKITEEQYEQIVGEPYTV
- a CDS encoding BhlA/UviB family holin-like peptide; the protein is MELNIIQYFLTQGPFAVLFVWLLIKVMKNNNNRENRLHNTLDELSKRFGSLDKKLNRIENKIDDRKDGG